A segment of the Alistipes sp. ZOR0009 genome:
CGTATAGCAGGCTGGTGTGCTCATCGTCTAGAGGAGATGATTAGCGCCAAGCGTATAATACGTCCTGCATACAAAACACTGGCGGAAGATGCTTCGTATATTCCTTTAACCCAAAGGAAGTAACCTACTACAAGAACTATACTTTCAAAACTTCCTCTAGCAATTAAATGTAGATGAAATTTTGACGCTTAATCTAACAATGAACAACGCTTGATGGAAAAAATAAGAATGAAGACACCGCTGGTAGAGCTTGACGGTGATGAAATGACCAGAGTACTGTGGCCTCTGATAAAGGAAAAGTTGATATTGCCGTTTATCGATTTAAAGGTGGAATACTACGATTTAGGTATTCAAAATCGGGATAGGACAGACGATAGGGTTACAGTAGAGGCTGCTGAGGCAATCATTAAATATGGTGTTGGAGTAAAGAATGCAACAATTACACCGAATGCGGATAGGGTAGTGGAGTATAAGCTTAAAAAGCAGTGGAAATCTCCCAATGGAACAATTAGGGCAATGCTCGACGGGACGGTTTTTAGAAAGCCTATTATGGTGAAAAATGTTCAGCCGTCTGTGCGCTCGTGGGTGAAACCGATAGTTGTTGGACGTCATGCGTACGGAGATGTTTACCGAAATGCAGAACTCTATGTAGAAGCAGGTTGTAAGGCCGAGTTGGTAGTGACAGATGAGCATGGCGTTGAAAAACGTGAGCTAATTCATGACTTTGCAGAAGCGGGTGTAATTCAAGGTATGCACAATACGGATGCTTCCATTGCTAGTTTTGCACGTTCCTGCTTTGAGTACTCTCTTGATCAGAAAGTAGACTGCTGGTTTGCAACTAAAGACACCATCTCTAAAATCTACGACCAGCGCTTTAAGAATATCTTTGAGGAAATTTTTAACCTAGAGTATAAAGATAAGTTTAAAGCCTCTGGCATAGAGTTTTTTTACACGTTGATAGACGATGTTGTCGCTCGAATTATGAAGCATGAAGGTGGAATTCTTTGGGCCTGCAAAAACTATGACGGAGATGTTATGAGCGATATGGTTGCCTCTTCATTTGGCTCTTTGGCAATGATGACTTCTGTTTTAGTTTCGCCGAAAGGCTATTTTGAGTACGAGGCTGCTCATGGTACCGTTCAACGTCACTATTACAAGCATCTTAAAGGAGAAAAGACTTCGACAAATGCGGTAGCGCTAATCTTTGCATGGACTGGTGCCTTGGCAAAACGGGGAGAGTTGGATGGTATTCCAGAGCTTATTCTGTTTGCTCAAAAGTTGGAAAAAGCGGTTGTGCAGACGATAGAGAGCGGAGTAATGACAGGTGATCTTGCGGCCATTTGTTCTCCTCCAGCCCTAAGGGTTGTTTATTCAGAAGAGTTTTTGGACGAAATAGCAAAAAACATTTAGGAAAGAAGTTGCACAGACTTGATTTTAAAGCCTCTTTTGAGGCTTTTTTTGCACAAAAAATGGGACGTGTATGTCATGAAGAATTATAAAAGAGCTAATTTTCCAACGTTTTACATATAAGGGATTAACTAAGAGTTGATATGATTTCAAGACTACGTGTTTCCAACTATTCTGTTCGACAGAAAGTTGCGACTGTGATGTTTACAGTATTATTGGTGTTTTTTGTGCTTGTTGGGGTTGTGTTTTATTCGCAGATTAAGCGTGTCAACTATTTGAGCAGTAAGGAAAAAATCAGCGATAAAAGTTTATTAGCAACAAGTCGTATTGGTGACGAAATTCAGCATGCAACGGAGGTGCTAAATGTTTTTTCGAATACGCTTATAGGGCAATCTTCTGCGGCTCTTCCAAGCGATTCGACCATTTTAAGAGGAATGGAGGTTTTTAATAACGATCTTGCCAGCAAGACGTTATTTGTATCAGCAACTAATGCTGCTCAAGAAAAGAAGTTTTATGTTCTTAGTAATGGAAGCAAAGCCAGCATTTCTAGCGGTTTAGTCGCAGGAGTTGGTGTAAATATAGCCGATCTTAAGGGCGATAAGAAAACTCGAATTGTTGTTTCTTCTGCAGATAAGAAGGGATATCTTGCCGTGGTGAATAGCCATAAGCTGCCAGATGGGGCTTCTGTTGAATTTGGGATTCTAATCTCATTGGACAAAGTTTTAAATTCTTTCTCAGAAGCCGAATCTACACTTAAGTACATTCTTGCAAATGAATCTGACGAAGTGATGGCGTCCAATACCACTGTGGAGGTCGGTAATTCTCTAGGTTCAGCAGTTAAAGGGTTTGATAGAGGTGTTTCTATGGCATCTTTTGTTGATAAGAACCGTTATATAACGATTGGAGATGAGCGTTACATTGCTGTGGTAAATTCTTCGTTAGAAGAGAGTTTAGGTGCTAAAATGATACTGCTACTTCCTAAATCGGCAATTTTTTCAGGTGCCGGTTCTTTGCTGGTTATATTGCTAGCTGCAATACTGGGTTTGGTTATAGCCTATGTGCTAATAAATAGAATGTTCCGTAAGTTTTTTACGCCAATACAGCAGTCTATTGTGGCATTGAAAGAAATTTCAAGTGGACAGATTTCGGAAGATTTAAAGTTGCAATATGAGTTAAAGGATGAGATAGGGGAGATGACCTCTTCTATTAATGTTTTGATTGATAACCTAAACGAAACTGCGCGCTTTGCAAAAGAGATTGGCGATGGAAATTTAAGTGGAGAGTTTCGTCCTTCGAGTGACACTGATAAGCTCGGTATTGCACTACTTGGGATGCAGGAGAGCTTGGTAAAGGCTAAAAATATAGAGGAAACTCAAAAAATCGAAAGTCAGAAATCGCATTGGGCAAATGAGGGAATGGCAAATTTCTCGGAGATACTCCGTAACAACCACGATAACCTCAAGGAAATGTCGTTTGATG
Coding sequences within it:
- a CDS encoding NADP-dependent isocitrate dehydrogenase translates to MEKIRMKTPLVELDGDEMTRVLWPLIKEKLILPFIDLKVEYYDLGIQNRDRTDDRVTVEAAEAIIKYGVGVKNATITPNADRVVEYKLKKQWKSPNGTIRAMLDGTVFRKPIMVKNVQPSVRSWVKPIVVGRHAYGDVYRNAELYVEAGCKAELVVTDEHGVEKRELIHDFAEAGVIQGMHNTDASIASFARSCFEYSLDQKVDCWFATKDTISKIYDQRFKNIFEEIFNLEYKDKFKASGIEFFYTLIDDVVARIMKHEGGILWACKNYDGDVMSDMVASSFGSLAMMTSVLVSPKGYFEYEAAHGTVQRHYYKHLKGEKTSTNAVALIFAWTGALAKRGELDGIPELILFAQKLEKAVVQTIESGVMTGDLAAICSPPALRVVYSEEFLDEIAKNI